A genomic region of Cannabis sativa cultivar Pink pepper isolate KNU-18-1 chromosome 1, ASM2916894v1, whole genome shotgun sequence contains the following coding sequences:
- the LOC115707961 gene encoding shikimate O-hydroxycinnamoyltransferase, translating to MQMMNMNVMEVKVKERTLVKPADQNGPPRPINFIPLSDLDLIYEEMRKRMSTCLYFYNKPNQEEVPTSNHFFDPSLLKKSLAKVLVPFYPIAGRLGHDHNRRLQINCNDDGVLFVVAETSSHIHDLGDFTSSSNLSKLSPPAPDYYSTEISSIPLLALQVTYFGCGGICVSVGGAHVVMDGNSAFDFVNAWSQITRAKPTITTPPVFDRTLLSPRNPPQILFDHTNDGYRLLHQPNQDNDYDDLNNNNNNFIKVIVVKITKDQLNALKLKANNNLSTFSILAGLIWKCTCMARELSKDEETKLSFSSNGRSKLKPPLPLGYFGNVVFENTTTALVGDLQSKPFWYASNLVQETLTRNLENEYLKSVIDFLKVHPNTKRRFEFGSPNLGINSWSKFSIYDADFGWGPPFLAHCGAITNEGRSWIFDNNTNNGDLSVYISLYSQHVEKFNSYFKNLLNQI from the exons ATGCAAATGATGAATATGAATGTAATGGAAGTGAAGGTGAAGGAGAGGACTCTAGTGAAGCCGGCTGATCAGAATGGCCCTCCTCGACCAATCAACTTTATTCCATTATCAGATTTGGACTTGATTTATGAGGAAATGAGAAAGCGGATGAGCACATGCCTCTATTTCTATAATAAGCCTAACCAAGAAGAAGTTCCAACATCTAACCACTTTTTCGACCCTTCTCTCCTCAAAAAATCTCTTGCTAAGGTTCTCGTTCCATTTTATCCAATTGCAGGCCGTCTTGGCCACGACCACAACCGTCGTCTTCAGATTAACTGCAATGACGACGGTGTGTTGTTTGTCGTGGCCGAGACTAGCTCTCACATCCACGACCTTGGAGATTTTACCTCTTCTTCGAATCTCTCCAAGCTCAGTCCTCCGGCCCCCGACTACTACTCTACCGAAATTTCTTCTATCCCTTTACTGGCTTTGCAG GTTACTTATTTTGGATGCGGTGGAATTTGTGTAAGTGTTGGAGGAGCACATGTTGTAATGGATGGAAATTCAGCTTTCGATTTCGTAAATGCATGGTCTCAAATTACTCGAGCCAAACCCACCATCACAACTCCACCAGTTTTTGATAGGACTTTACTCTCTCCTCGAAATCCACCACAAATATTGTTTGACCACACTAATGATGGATATCGACTCCTTCATCAACCCAACCAAGACAACGATTATGAtgatcttaataataataacaacaacttCATCAAAGTGATTGTAGTCAAAATCACTAAGGATCAACTCAACgctttgaaactcaaagctaaTAATAATTTGAGCACATTTTCGATTTTGGCTGGCCTTATATGGAAATGCACGTGCATGGCACGTGAACTTTCTAAAGATGAAGAGActaaattaagtttttcttcTAATGGAAGGTCGAAACTTAAACCACCACTTCCACTTGGTTATTTTGGCAATGTCGTTTTTGAAAATACGACAACGGCTTTGGTTGGTGATCTTCAATCCAAACCCTTTTGGTATGCATCTAATCTTGTTCAGGAAACTTTGACAAGGAATTTGGAAAATGAGTATTTGAAATCTGTGATCGACTTTCTGAAAGTTCATCCCAACACAAAGCGTAGGTTTGAATTTGGATCTCCAAACCTTGGAATTAATAGTTGGtctaaattttctatttatgaTGCTGATTTTGGGTGGGGTCCACCTTTTTTGGCACATTGTGGAGCTATAACTAATGAGGGAAGATCATGGATTTTcgataataatactaataatggAGATTTATCTGTATACATATCTCTTTATTCTCAGCACGTGGAAaagtttaatagttattttaagAATTTATTGAATCAAATTTAA
- the LOC115707959 gene encoding shikimate O-hydroxycinnamoyltransferase, producing MMIIIKEKERSMVKPSENTPRRRLWLSVLDQMNNPSHNPVIYFFRSSPSNNNNNFFDANILKHSLSKVLVPFYPIAGRLRPVQVHGGGRGPHPRTEIDCNEEGVLFVTAETTAVIDDFGDFAPTPQLRRLTPTVDYSLGISSYPLLLIQVTYFKCGGVSIGFGFDHHTVDGTSSFHFIESWSRITRGLEMTILPFLDRTLLKPRNPPNPTFNHIEYHNNNHQDKNSTTTDTSNNLSNAPKVSTLKITKEQLNTLKAKAEEKDSTTNNNNNMMMIKASSYVTLSAHIWKCVCLARDSDNNKISTLFLPVNGRFSRRLLQPKIPVGYFGKVIFATVAVAKVSDLKTKPLSYAVNCINGSVKRMDNDYLLSSIDYLELHPNLSSIRRGAQTYRNPNLGITSWVRLINYEVDFGWGQPIYIGPGGIMYEGKSYVIPCPTNDGSLLVGIALQPQHMKMFEKLFYQNLNIIRSTL from the exons atgatgataataatCAAGGAAAAAGAGAGGAGTATGGTGAAGCCATCGGAGAACACTCCACGCCGGCGGCTTTGGCTCTCAGTTTTAGACCAGATGAACAATCCAAGTCATAATCCAGTCATCTACTTCTTCAGATCATCACCatcaaataataacaataacttTTTTGATGCTAATATTCTCAAACACTCTCTTAGTAAGGTTCTTGTCCCCTTTTACCCTATAGCGGGTCGCTTACGGCCCGTCCAGGTCCACGGAGGTGGCCGAGGCCCCCATCCGCGGACTGAGATTGACTGCAACGAAGAAGGTGTCCTCTTTGTCACGGCGGAGACAACCGCTGTGATCGATGACTTTGGTGATTTTGCTCCTACCCCACAACTCCGGAGACTCACTCCAACTGTCGACTATTCTCTTGGAATTTCTTCTTATCCCTTGCTCTTAATTCAG gTTACTTATTTCAAGTGTGGTGGAGTGTCAATTGGGTTTGGTTTTGACCATCATACAGTAGACGGAACTTCAAGTTTTCATTTCATTGAATCATGGTCAAGAATCACTCGTGGACTTgaaatgactattttaccctttcTAGATCGAACACTACTCAAACCTCGAAACCCACCTAATCCCACATTTAATCACATTGAATACCACAACAACAACCACCAAGACAAAAATAGTACTACTACTGATACTAGTAATAATCTTTCTAATGCACCTAAAGTTTCCACTTTGAAAATCACAAAAGAGCAACTAAACACCCTTAAAGCCAAGGCAGAAGAAAAAGATAgtactactaataataataataatatgatgatGATCAAAGCTAGTAGTTATGTGACTTTATCAGCTCATATTTGGAAATGTGTTTGCCTAGCACGTGATAGTGATAACAACAAAATCAGTACTCTATTCCTCCCAGTCAATGGAAGATTCTCTAGAAGATTATTACAACCCAAAATTCCAGTTGGTTACTTTGGTAAGGTGATATTTGCAACTGTAGCAGTGGCTAAGGTAAGTGATCTCAAAACAAAGCCACTTTCTTATGCTGTAAATTGCATCAATGGAAGTGTGAAGAGAATGGATAATGATTACTTATTATCAAGTATTGATTATTTGGAACTTCATCCTAATTTGTCATCCATTAGACGTGGGGCCCAGACATATAGGAATCCAAATCTTGGGATTACTAGTTGGGTTAGATTGATAAATTATGAGGTTGACTTTGGTTGGGGTCAACCTATTTATATTGGACCTGGTGGGATTATGTACGAGGGAAAATCATATGTTATACCTTGTCCAACTAATGATGGGAGTTTATTAGTGGGCATAGCTCTCCAACCACAACACATGAAAATGTTTGAGAAGCTCTTTTATCAGAATCTCAATATTATCCGATCTACTTTATGA
- the LOC115707964 gene encoding uncharacterized protein LOC115707964, which produces MATNNVLLLFFASFLLMTVYTAAHARIFLPENNRSEISKLEGQKPPLTPSPSIPNPFPLSKKIGNIIRRTLEPMMSPQHLSLLLNGLSIKNEDDNQFIEEEIGSTIVDRPMPPSPPPPKPKPFPTLPKEVGNIIRRTPKANASIATITKTKSKFNIGILVKGK; this is translated from the exons ATGGCCACAAATAATGTTCTGCTACTTTTCTTTGCGTCTTTTCTCCTTATGACAGTTTATACTGCTGCTCATGCAAGAATCTTCTTACCAG AGAATAATAGAAGCGAAATATCAAAGTTAGAAGGACAAAAACCACCACTAACACCATCACCATCGATACCAAATCCATTTCCTCTTTCGAAGAAGATTGGAAATATTATAAGAAGAACACTGGAGCCAATGATGTCGCCTCAACACTTATCACTACTTTTAAATGGTCTATCCATAAAAAATGAAGATGATAACCAATTCATCGAAGAAGAGATTGGTAGTACTATTGTTGATAGGCCAATGCCTCCATCGCCACCGCCACCAAAACCAAAACCATTTCCAACTCTTCCAAAGGAGGTTGGAAATATCATAAGAAGAACACCGAAAGCCAATGCCTCCATCGCCACCATCACCAAAACCAAATCCAAATTTAATATTGGCATTTTAGTCAAGGGCAAGTGA